One Peribacillus simplex NBRC 15720 = DSM 1321 genomic region harbors:
- a CDS encoding YlaN family protein: protein MASDMLVNHREKAYALLKADADKILKLIKVQMENLTMPQCPLYEEVLDTQMFGLSREIDFAVRLGLVEETEGKSLLETLEQELSVLHEASLKK, encoded by the coding sequence ATGGCATCTGATATGCTTGTCAATCATCGAGAAAAAGCTTATGCTTTATTAAAAGCAGATGCTGACAAGATTCTAAAACTGATAAAAGTTCAAATGGAAAATCTCACTATGCCTCAATGTCCTTTATATGAAGAGGTACTTGATACACAAATGTTCGGCCTATCACGAGAAATTGATTTTGCCGTACGTTTAGGTTTGGTAGAGGAAACCGAGGGTAAATCCCTTTTGGAAACCCTTGAACAGGAATTGTCAGTTTTGCATGAAGCATCATTAAAAAAATAA
- the coxB gene encoding cytochrome c oxidase subunit II — translation MKKRLHKWRLIALLGIVGLVLSGCGEPFLSALKPAGDVAQSQYDLLILSTLIMVLVIIVVIILFVVVLLRFRRKKGDETIPKQIEGSHKLEIIWTVIPILLLIVLAVPTVVTTFDLADTKAMDKKDKDGKTKDALVVNVRANLYWWEFEYPDLGVVTSQDLVVPTDQKVYFNLTASDVKHSFWVPSAGGKMDTNTEGVNQFYLEFDSKKAEDSNNLFYGKCAELCGPSHALMDFKVVPKSKSDFEAWTKDMKAAKEPVVEGDLAKQGEDVFNQSCIGCHAVTPNDSRPEAARKAPNLATFGERQKVAGVLDHTEENVKKWIKDPEKYKPGNTMTGTYGELSDSDINALAAYLLELKVEDK, via the coding sequence ATGAAAAAAAGGCTGCACAAATGGCGCCTAATTGCTCTGCTGGGTATTGTAGGACTTGTCCTTTCGGGCTGCGGCGAACCATTTCTATCCGCGCTGAAGCCAGCTGGCGATGTTGCGCAATCTCAGTATGACTTACTGATATTGAGTACACTAATCATGGTACTGGTTATTATTGTTGTGATTATTTTGTTCGTTGTAGTTTTACTGCGCTTCCGTCGGAAGAAAGGCGACGAAACAATACCGAAACAAATTGAAGGAAGTCATAAACTCGAAATTATCTGGACTGTTATTCCTATCCTTCTTTTAATTGTTCTGGCTGTTCCAACTGTCGTCACGACTTTCGACTTAGCCGACACAAAGGCAATGGACAAGAAAGATAAGGATGGAAAAACGAAAGATGCACTTGTCGTGAATGTTAGGGCGAACCTTTATTGGTGGGAGTTTGAATATCCAGACCTTGGCGTTGTAACAAGTCAGGATTTGGTTGTTCCAACAGATCAAAAGGTGTATTTCAATCTAACTGCTTCAGATGTTAAGCATTCATTCTGGGTACCGTCTGCCGGAGGAAAGATGGATACAAATACAGAAGGAGTCAATCAGTTTTACTTAGAATTCGACAGTAAAAAGGCAGAAGATTCGAACAATTTGTTTTACGGGAAATGTGCTGAACTTTGCGGTCCTTCACATGCTTTGATGGATTTTAAGGTCGTACCGAAGTCTAAAAGCGATTTTGAAGCTTGGACTAAAGATATGAAAGCAGCGAAGGAACCTGTAGTTGAAGGTGATCTGGCCAAACAGGGTGAAGATGTCTTTAATCAAAGTTGTATAGGCTGCCATGCGGTGACACCAAATGACAGCAGGCCTGAGGCTGCACGTAAGGCTCCAAACCTGGCTACATTCGGTGAACGTCAAAAAGTAGCTGGCGTATTGGATCATACGGAAGAGAATGTGAAAAAATGGATCAAGGATCCTGAGAAGTATAAACCGGGCAATACGATGACCGGTACTTACGGCGAACTTTCAGATTCAGATATTAATGCACTGGCAGCTTATCTATTAGAGCTTAAGGTGGAAGACAAATAG
- a CDS encoding YhcN/YlaJ family sporulation lipoprotein, with amino-acid sequence MQKILLSLAAVLLMTGCSMDNKNEVSENNAKNNLTKVNNSTIKEADRHTGQQTAKRLTGLAKSIPEVNDATAVVLGKYAIVGIDIDQDIERSQVGTIKYSVGEALKHDPDGANAIIVADPDLNERIREVAKDIKDGKPVTGLLNELADITSRVIPEVPGDILTPTPSKNIDKEKNKLDDKTERTELDKEQNDQSNHFKE; translated from the coding sequence TTGCAAAAAATCTTATTGTCGCTCGCTGCTGTTTTGTTGATGACAGGTTGCTCAATGGATAATAAAAATGAAGTGTCTGAAAATAATGCGAAAAACAATTTAACGAAAGTCAATAATTCGACTATTAAGGAAGCAGACAGACACACGGGTCAGCAAACAGCGAAAAGACTCACCGGTTTGGCTAAATCCATTCCTGAGGTGAACGATGCCACCGCAGTCGTACTTGGCAAATATGCCATCGTCGGAATAGATATTGACCAAGATATTGAGCGTTCACAAGTTGGAACGATAAAGTACTCAGTTGGAGAGGCTTTAAAACATGATCCTGATGGTGCAAATGCCATCATCGTCGCTGACCCAGATTTAAATGAGCGGATCAGGGAGGTAGCCAAAGATATTAAAGATGGCAAACCGGTAACTGGGTTACTAAATGAACTGGCTGACATCACTAGTCGAGTCATCCCGGAGGTTCCTGGTGATATTTTAACCCCAACGCCATCGAAGAACATCGATAAGGAAAAAAATAAACTTGATGATAAAACGGAAAGAACAGAACTCGATAAAGAGCAAAATGATCAATCCAATCACTTTAAAGAATGA
- the ctaD gene encoding cytochrome c oxidase subunit I, whose protein sequence is MSTYANKKGFGATIWDYLTTVDHKKIAILYLISGGLFFVIGGLEAMFIRIQLAIPNNDFVSAGFYNEILTMHGTTMIFLAAMPLVFAVMNAVVPLQIGARDVAFPFLNSLGFWLFFFGGIFLNLSWFLGGAPDAGWTSYASLSLHSEGHGIDFYVLGLQISGFGTLIAGINFLVTIINMRTPGMTYMRMPLFTWSTFVVSALILFAFPPLTVGLVLMMFDRMFGANFFDVAAGGNTIIWEHLFWIFGHPEVYILILPAFGIFSEIFATFSRKRLFGYSSMVFATVLIGFLGFMVWAHHMFTTGLGPIANAIFAVATMAIAVPTGIKIFNWIFTMWGGSVKFTVPMLYAVAFIPTFTMGGVTGIMLASAPADYQYHDSYFVVAHFHYVIVGGVVLGLLAGINFYWPKMFGTMLSEKLGQITFWTFLIGFHLTFFIQHFLGLMGMPRRVFTFLDDQGFNTGNMISTVGAFLMAFGVLVMVINIIITSVKNEKVGNDPWGDGRTLEWAIPSPPPFYNFKQLPLVRGLDPYWVEKMEGKKEMTPAEPLGDIHMPNSSILPLTIASGLFIAAFGALYHMDDKTWTLPIMIVGLLVTFGSMFIRSVKDDHGYHIHKEDLMDDKDKGGKA, encoded by the coding sequence GTGAGTACGTACGCTAATAAAAAAGGATTTGGCGCTACGATTTGGGATTATCTGACGACGGTAGACCATAAGAAAATCGCCATTTTATATCTTATCTCTGGCGGGTTATTCTTTGTAATCGGCGGTTTGGAAGCGATGTTTATCCGTATCCAGCTTGCAATCCCAAATAATGACTTCGTAAGTGCCGGATTTTATAATGAAATATTAACCATGCACGGTACGACAATGATATTTCTGGCGGCCATGCCATTGGTATTTGCTGTTATGAATGCTGTTGTACCATTACAGATAGGGGCACGTGATGTTGCGTTCCCATTTTTGAACTCATTAGGTTTTTGGTTGTTTTTCTTTGGGGGAATCTTTTTAAATCTTTCATGGTTTTTAGGGGGGGCTCCAGATGCAGGCTGGACATCGTATGCATCACTTTCCCTCCACTCCGAAGGCCATGGCATTGATTTTTACGTCCTCGGACTACAAATTTCAGGTTTTGGAACACTAATTGCAGGGATCAATTTCCTTGTTACCATTATTAATATGCGTACGCCTGGTATGACATATATGCGTATGCCGCTGTTTACCTGGTCAACTTTCGTTGTTTCTGCATTGATATTATTCGCTTTTCCTCCGCTTACCGTGGGATTGGTGTTAATGATGTTCGATCGGATGTTTGGCGCGAATTTCTTTGATGTAGCGGCAGGGGGAAATACGATTATTTGGGAGCATTTATTCTGGATATTCGGTCACCCGGAAGTTTATATCCTGATTCTTCCGGCGTTCGGTATTTTTTCCGAAATTTTCGCTACATTCTCCAGAAAAAGATTGTTTGGTTATTCATCGATGGTATTTGCAACCGTTTTAATCGGTTTCTTAGGTTTCATGGTTTGGGCGCATCATATGTTTACCACTGGTCTAGGTCCGATCGCAAATGCAATCTTTGCCGTGGCGACCATGGCTATCGCTGTACCGACGGGTATTAAGATATTCAACTGGATTTTTACGATGTGGGGAGGAAGCGTCAAGTTCACGGTTCCGATGCTTTATGCAGTTGCCTTTATTCCTACATTTACAATGGGTGGCGTGACAGGTATCATGCTCGCATCTGCACCTGCTGATTATCAATACCATGATAGTTATTTCGTTGTTGCTCATTTCCACTATGTAATCGTCGGTGGGGTTGTATTAGGTTTACTGGCTGGAATCAATTTCTATTGGCCGAAGATGTTTGGAACAATGTTAAGTGAAAAATTGGGGCAAATCACATTTTGGACGTTCTTGATTGGTTTCCATTTAACATTCTTCATTCAACATTTCTTAGGTTTGATGGGGATGCCTCGTCGCGTATTTACATTCTTGGACGATCAAGGTTTCAATACAGGTAATATGATTAGTACTGTTGGAGCCTTTTTGATGGCATTTGGTGTCTTGGTTATGGTCATCAATATCATCATTACATCTGTGAAGAATGAAAAAGTCGGCAATGATCCTTGGGGAGATGGCCGTACGCTTGAATGGGCCATTCCATCACCGCCGCCGTTTTATAATTTTAAACAACTGCCGTTAGTCCGCGGATTAGATCCTTACTGGGTTGAAAAAATGGAAGGGAAAAAGGAAATGACTCCTGCAGAACCACTTGGGGATATCCATATGCCTAATTCATCCATTCTTCCTTTAACGATTGCCTCCGGTTTATTTATCGCCGCATTCGGTGCTTTATACCATATGGATGATAAGACATGGACCCTGCCTATAATGATTGTTGGGCTTTTGGTAACGTTTGGTTCAATGTTTATCCGTTCCGTTAAGGACGATCATGGGTACCATATTCATAAAGAAGACCTTATGGACGATAAAGACAAGGGAGGTAAGGCATAA
- the pyc gene encoding pyruvate carboxylase — translation MGKRIEKVLAANRGEIAIRIFRACTELDIHTVAIYSKEDYGSYHRYKADEAYLVGEGKKPIDAYLDIEGIIAIAKMSGVDAIHPGYGFLSENIEFSKRCEEEGIIFIGPESRHLDMFGDKVKARTQAELADIPVIPGSDGPVTSVEEVKEFGEQYGFPIIIKASLGGGGRGMRIVEKIEEVEEAYDRAKSEAKAAFGNDEVYVERFIQNPKHIEVQILADTHGNIVHLYERDCSVQRRHQKVVEVAPSVSLSEDLRERICEAAVKLAKNIDYVNAGTVEFLVANGEFYFIEVNPRVQVEHTITEMITGIDIVQSQIMVAEGHELHGKKIGIPEQAGIKTHGYAIQSRVTTEDPLNNFMPDTGKMMVYRSGGGFGVRLDAGNGFQGAVITPYYDSLLVKLSTHALSFEQAASKMVRNLKEFRIRGIKTNIPFLENVVKHENFINGEYDTSFIDSTPELFHFPIRKDRGTKMLSYIGNVTVNGFPGVEKKKKPVFDPAPIPNVGGLPLISGTKNILEQQGAEGLVNWIKEQKEVLITDTTFRDAHQSLLATRIRSKDILDIAEPTAKLLPDLFSMEMWGGATFDVAYRFLKEDPWDRLLSFRKKAPNVLLQMLLRASNAVGYKNYPDNVIREFVEKSADAGIDVFRIFDSLNWVKGMELAIDAVRQSGKIAEAAICYTGDLNDPSRSKYNIDYYKNMAVELEHAGAHILAIKDMAGLLKPEAAYRLVSELKETTSLPIHLHTHDTSGNGIYMYSKAIEAGVDIVDTAIGSLAGLTSQPSVQTLHYALEGSSRQPKLEVDSLERLGEYWGEVRKFYHDFESGMNAPHTEIYKHEMPGGQYSNLQQQAKAVGLGDRWHEVKEMYQRVNVMFGDIVKVTPSSKVVGDMALFMVQNNLSEEDVLTKGKSIDFPDSVIELFEGYLGQPVGGFPKELQDVILKGKKPITVRPGELLEEVDFAALKEELFKELGRAVSDFDVLAYALYPKVFLDYNKTIELFGDVSNLDTATFLYGMRLGEEIEVEIEKGKTLIVKLVSIGQPLADGTRVVYFELNGQSREVIIKDENIKSSVVSKMKADPKNKEQLGATMPGTVIRVVVEKGDQVKQGDHLIITEAMKMETTVQAPFSGTIKDIYVKDGEAISTGDLLIEITK, via the coding sequence ATGGGGAAACGTATAGAAAAAGTACTTGCGGCAAATCGTGGAGAAATAGCGATAAGGATTTTTCGGGCATGTACGGAATTAGACATTCACACAGTTGCAATCTATTCAAAGGAAGATTATGGTTCTTATCACCGGTATAAAGCGGATGAGGCATATTTGGTTGGGGAAGGCAAAAAGCCGATTGATGCATACCTGGATATTGAAGGCATAATTGCGATTGCCAAAATGAGCGGAGTCGATGCGATTCATCCTGGTTATGGTTTCCTTTCAGAAAATATTGAATTTTCGAAACGCTGTGAGGAAGAAGGAATAATCTTCATCGGACCAGAATCAAGACACCTAGATATGTTTGGTGACAAAGTAAAAGCTAGAACACAAGCTGAACTGGCTGACATTCCGGTTATCCCTGGTAGCGATGGACCGGTGACCAGTGTTGAAGAAGTTAAGGAATTTGGTGAACAATACGGTTTTCCAATTATTATAAAAGCCTCTTTAGGCGGTGGCGGACGCGGAATGCGGATTGTCGAAAAAATCGAAGAAGTTGAAGAGGCTTATGATCGCGCAAAATCAGAAGCTAAAGCAGCTTTTGGTAATGATGAAGTCTATGTAGAGAGATTCATACAAAATCCGAAACATATCGAAGTTCAGATTTTGGCTGATACTCATGGGAATATCGTCCATTTATATGAACGTGACTGTTCCGTTCAGAGACGGCATCAAAAAGTTGTGGAAGTGGCACCTTCCGTTTCCCTTTCCGAGGATTTAAGGGAAAGGATTTGTGAGGCAGCCGTCAAGTTGGCAAAAAATATTGATTATGTAAACGCTGGTACGGTCGAGTTCCTTGTAGCCAATGGCGAATTTTACTTTATTGAGGTCAATCCACGGGTACAGGTTGAGCATACCATTACTGAAATGATTACGGGCATTGATATCGTTCAATCTCAAATCATGGTAGCTGAAGGGCATGAACTTCATGGCAAAAAGATCGGGATTCCCGAACAAGCAGGAATTAAAACTCATGGATATGCGATTCAATCAAGGGTGACGACTGAGGACCCATTGAATAATTTCATGCCTGATACCGGCAAAATGATGGTTTACCGTTCCGGTGGGGGATTCGGTGTTCGTCTGGATGCTGGAAATGGCTTTCAAGGTGCGGTCATCACACCATATTATGATTCCCTTCTCGTTAAACTTTCTACTCATGCGCTTTCATTTGAGCAGGCAGCTTCCAAAATGGTTCGTAACCTTAAGGAATTCAGGATTCGTGGTATTAAAACAAATATCCCCTTCCTTGAAAATGTTGTAAAACATGAGAACTTCATAAATGGGGAATATGATACATCATTCATTGATTCAACACCGGAACTATTCCACTTCCCAATAAGAAAAGACCGTGGGACAAAAATGCTTTCATATATCGGAAATGTGACCGTGAATGGATTCCCGGGAGTCGAGAAAAAGAAAAAACCTGTTTTTGATCCAGCTCCAATTCCGAATGTTGGTGGCCTGCCGCTTATCTCGGGTACAAAAAATATACTTGAACAGCAAGGTGCAGAGGGACTGGTCAATTGGATCAAAGAACAGAAAGAGGTATTGATCACCGATACTACTTTCCGTGATGCACATCAATCTTTACTGGCGACGAGAATTAGGTCGAAAGATATCCTGGATATCGCTGAGCCTACAGCAAAACTACTTCCTGATTTATTTTCAATGGAAATGTGGGGCGGGGCAACTTTCGATGTTGCATATCGCTTCTTGAAAGAAGATCCATGGGACAGGCTGTTAAGTTTCAGGAAAAAAGCACCGAATGTCTTATTACAAATGCTTTTAAGGGCTTCAAATGCAGTTGGTTATAAAAATTACCCTGATAATGTCATTCGTGAATTCGTAGAGAAATCAGCGGATGCAGGCATAGATGTTTTCCGTATCTTCGATAGTTTAAACTGGGTTAAAGGGATGGAATTGGCTATTGATGCAGTCCGTCAATCCGGAAAAATTGCGGAAGCGGCCATTTGTTATACCGGGGATTTGAATGATCCATCACGCAGCAAGTATAATATCGACTACTATAAAAATATGGCAGTGGAATTAGAACATGCCGGTGCCCATATTTTAGCGATCAAGGATATGGCTGGCCTTTTGAAACCTGAAGCTGCTTACCGCCTTGTTTCGGAACTGAAGGAAACTACATCCCTTCCGATCCATTTGCATACTCATGATACAAGCGGAAATGGAATTTACATGTATTCGAAAGCGATTGAAGCTGGTGTGGATATCGTTGATACGGCGATTGGTTCTTTAGCTGGACTAACCTCGCAGCCAAGTGTACAAACACTTCATTATGCATTGGAGGGGTCAAGCAGACAGCCTAAATTGGAAGTCGATTCACTAGAGCGTTTAGGAGAATACTGGGGAGAGGTCAGGAAATTCTATCATGACTTCGAAAGCGGCATGAATGCACCTCATACCGAGATTTACAAACACGAGATGCCGGGTGGTCAATATAGTAATCTGCAGCAGCAAGCCAAAGCAGTGGGACTGGGAGACCGCTGGCATGAAGTTAAAGAAATGTACCAGCGCGTCAATGTAATGTTCGGCGATATCGTTAAAGTAACTCCATCATCGAAAGTTGTTGGGGACATGGCTTTATTCATGGTTCAAAATAACCTGTCTGAAGAAGATGTTCTGACAAAAGGCAAATCCATCGATTTCCCTGATTCAGTCATAGAGCTATTCGAAGGCTATCTAGGTCAGCCAGTTGGGGGATTCCCTAAAGAGCTTCAGGACGTTATCCTGAAAGGGAAGAAACCTATAACAGTGAGACCGGGCGAATTATTGGAAGAAGTGGACTTTGCAGCTCTTAAAGAAGAATTATTCAAGGAATTGGGACGGGCAGTCTCTGATTTCGATGTGCTTGCATATGCCCTATATCCAAAAGTATTCTTGGACTACAATAAAACGATTGAGCTGTTTGGAGATGTTTCCAACCTCGATACCGCGACTTTCTTATATGGAATGAGGCTAGGGGAAGAAATCGAAGTTGAAATTGAAAAGGGTAAAACGCTCATCGTAAAATTGGTTTCAATCGGTCAACCATTGGCTGATGGAACACGGGTTGTGTATTTTGAGTTGAATGGTCAATCACGTGAAGTAATCATCAAGGATGAAAACATTAAATCTTCCGTTGTATCAAAAATGAAGGCTGACCCAAAAAATAAAGAACAGCTCGGTGCGACAATGCCAGGTACGGTTATTCGTGTAGTGGTCGAGAAAGGCGATCAGGTCAAGCAGGGTGATCACCTGATCATTACGGAAGCGATGAAAATGGAAACTACCGTGCAAGCACCATTCTCCGGGACCATAAAAGATATTTATGTAAAAGATGGAGAAGCGATCAGTACTGGAGACTTATTGATTGAAATAACTAAGTAA
- a CDS encoding YlaI family protein: protein MKVKCVICDQIESIPDDSPEAKKLRNRPIHTYMCNTCSQRIEERTNERIATGNFRLYRTIKNEDEW, encoded by the coding sequence ATGAAGGTTAAATGTGTAATATGCGATCAAATTGAATCTATACCTGACGATAGCCCAGAAGCAAAGAAACTTCGCAACCGTCCTATACATACCTATATGTGCAATACATGCAGCCAACGCATAGAAGAGCGTACGAACGAGCGGATTGCAACCGGAAACTTCCGTCTTTACCGGACGATCAAAAATGAAGATGAATGGTAG
- a CDS encoding COX15/CtaA family protein, translating into MKSSLKWFAVLTTIVMLFILLGGALVTKTDSGMGCGRSWPLCNGQLIPDKITIELVIELSHRLVSGAGGFLVLILSYLSWKKIGHIREARFLSVLSFGFLLLQGLIGAAAVIWSQSDFVLALHFGISLISFAAVFLLTLLIFEVDKKFEAEKLIVDKRMQFHIIGVLIFCLVVVYTGALVRHTESSLICKDWPLCVNDSLALPSNLYEWIQMGHRAMAGAIFIWVSYVAYIATKHYKNQKVLYGGWIAAFILVFLQVTAGAFIIFSRQNLYIALTHALFIACFFGVMSYLMLLTSRSKKNALAKQKRNSTQTVKGQDEQDITPTVPAR; encoded by the coding sequence GTGAAATCGTCTCTTAAATGGTTTGCTGTTTTAACAACGATTGTAATGCTTTTCATCTTACTTGGTGGAGCTTTAGTCACGAAGACGGATTCCGGCATGGGATGCGGCAGGTCCTGGCCATTGTGCAATGGGCAATTGATCCCGGACAAAATCACGATTGAATTGGTCATTGAGCTTTCCCATCGACTCGTTTCAGGTGCTGGAGGATTCTTGGTTTTAATTCTATCGTATCTGTCTTGGAAAAAAATCGGCCATATCCGTGAAGCGCGTTTCTTATCCGTCCTTTCTTTTGGTTTTCTGTTACTACAAGGGTTGATCGGAGCGGCTGCCGTCATTTGGTCACAATCCGATTTCGTCCTTGCCCTTCATTTTGGCATATCGCTCATTTCCTTTGCTGCCGTCTTTTTACTGACACTGTTGATTTTTGAAGTAGACAAGAAGTTCGAAGCCGAAAAACTTATAGTTGACAAACGAATGCAATTCCATATTATTGGCGTATTGATTTTTTGTCTGGTAGTCGTATATACGGGTGCTCTTGTAAGGCATACAGAATCAAGTCTTATCTGTAAGGATTGGCCTTTATGTGTAAATGACAGTCTTGCACTCCCCTCCAACCTTTATGAATGGATTCAGATGGGTCACCGTGCAATGGCAGGCGCTATTTTCATTTGGGTATCATATGTGGCTTATATCGCAACAAAACATTACAAAAATCAGAAAGTGTTATATGGCGGTTGGATTGCTGCATTCATTCTTGTATTTTTACAGGTTACCGCCGGAGCCTTTATCATTTTCTCAAGGCAAAACTTATATATCGCATTGACACACGCATTATTCATTGCCTGCTTTTTTGGTGTAATGAGCTATTTGATGCTATTGACATCAAGAAGCAAAAAAAATGCCCTAGCAAAGCAAAAAAGGAACTCCACGCAAACAGTCAAAGGACAGGATGAACAGGATATAACACCGACGGTACCCGCCCGTTAA
- a CDS encoding PhoH family protein has protein sequence MGKKIYVLDTNVLLQDPYSIYSFEDNEVVIPAVVLEELDSKKRYMDEIGRNARQVSKLIDSFREKGKLHQSIPLHNGGSIRIELNHRSFHKLQEIFVEKTNDNRILAVAKNLSLEEETKEDGKTVILVSKDTLVRVKADAIGLEAEDFLNDRVVELDHIYAGHKEVFVSIDNLNKFYEKSFLALEELTKDLYYPNQFLLMKDTLGSSASAIGIVDENCRFVKKLMYEGEHIWGIKPRNVQQTMALDLLLRSDIQLVTLIGKAGTGKTLLALATGLMQTEDLSQYKKLLVARPIVPVGKDIGYLPGEKEEKLRPWMQPIFDNLQFLFNTKKPGELDAILAGMSSIEVEALTYIRGRSIPDQFIIIDEAQNLTKHEVKTILTRVGERSKIVLMGDPEQIDHPYLDEYNNGLTYVVEKFKTERIAGHVKLIKGERSGLAQLAATLL, from the coding sequence TTGGGGAAAAAAATCTATGTTTTAGATACAAATGTCCTGTTGCAGGATCCGTATTCGATTTATTCATTCGAAGATAATGAAGTTGTCATTCCAGCAGTCGTATTAGAAGAATTGGATTCGAAAAAAAGGTATATGGATGAAATCGGAAGGAATGCCAGGCAAGTATCGAAATTGATCGATAGCTTTCGAGAAAAAGGGAAGCTTCATCAGAGTATTCCGCTTCATAATGGAGGCAGCATAAGGATTGAACTCAACCACCGTTCATTTCATAAGCTTCAGGAAATTTTTGTGGAGAAAACGAATGATAACAGGATATTGGCAGTTGCGAAAAATTTATCTTTGGAAGAAGAGACGAAGGAAGATGGAAAAACGGTCATTTTGGTTAGCAAAGATACTCTCGTCAGGGTTAAAGCGGATGCCATCGGTCTTGAGGCAGAGGACTTTTTAAATGATCGTGTCGTAGAACTGGACCATATATACGCTGGGCACAAAGAAGTATTTGTATCGATTGATAATCTGAATAAGTTTTATGAAAAAAGTTTTCTGGCACTGGAAGAACTGACAAAAGATTTATATTATCCAAATCAATTCCTGTTGATGAAGGACACGCTGGGCAGTTCAGCTTCTGCGATTGGGATAGTGGATGAGAACTGCAGATTCGTTAAGAAATTGATGTATGAAGGGGAACATATTTGGGGAATTAAACCGAGAAATGTCCAGCAGACGATGGCCCTTGATTTGTTGCTTCGTTCGGATATCCAGCTTGTGACGCTCATTGGTAAGGCAGGTACAGGTAAGACTTTATTGGCATTGGCAACAGGGTTGATGCAAACTGAAGATTTGTCACAATATAAGAAACTTCTGGTTGCCAGACCCATTGTTCCGGTTGGTAAAGATATTGGTTATCTGCCAGGGGAAAAAGAAGAAAAATTAAGACCCTGGATGCAGCCTATTTTCGATAATCTCCAATTTTTGTTCAATACGAAAAAACCCGGGGAATTGGATGCCATTTTAGCAGGCATGAGTTCGATTGAAGTGGAAGCCCTCACCTATATCAGGGGAAGGAGCATCCCGGATCAGTTCATCATCATCGATGAAGCGCAGAACTTAACAAAACATGAGGTCAAGACCATCTTGACCAGAGTCGGGGAGCGGAGCAAAATTGTATTAATGGGAGATCCGGAACAAATAGATCATCCTTATTTAGATGAATATAATAATGGGTTGACCTATGTGGTGGAAAAATTCAAGACCGAGCGTATTGCCGGCCATGTTAAATTGATAAAAGGGGAAAGATCTGGATTGGCCCAACTAGCGGCTACGCTTTTATAA
- the cyoE gene encoding heme o synthase: MSETRGLSEAVMEDSKAALQSDIPETTAWKDFLALIKVGIVNSNIITAFTGVWLALHFSGLSFLSNLDVVFYTLAGSALIMAGSCSFNNYYDRDIDHLMERTKNRPTVTGKVQPSKVLVLSFGLIAAGLILLALTNMTTAILGALGVFAYVVLYTMVFKRRFVSNTIIGSISGAVPPLIGWAAVDPGLDKIAWVLFAIMFLWQPPHFYALAMRRVEEYRAAGVPMLPVVKGFKAAKRSIMLWIVCLMFVPFFLTPLGTPLVILAALLSTGWLILGIKGYKKKDDVKWATSMFVYSLNYMTILFVAMVIVTLI, encoded by the coding sequence ATGTCAGAAACAAGGGGTTTGTCAGAAGCTGTCATGGAGGACAGTAAAGCCGCCCTTCAATCGGATATACCTGAAACAACAGCTTGGAAGGATTTTCTCGCACTTATAAAAGTGGGGATTGTCAATTCAAATATAATTACAGCTTTTACCGGCGTGTGGTTAGCTCTTCATTTTTCGGGGCTTAGCTTCTTAAGCAATCTAGATGTAGTGTTTTATACACTTGCAGGTTCGGCGCTCATAATGGCGGGATCTTGCAGTTTCAATAATTACTATGACCGTGATATCGATCATTTAATGGAAAGAACGAAAAACCGTCCAACGGTAACTGGGAAAGTACAGCCTTCAAAGGTATTGGTCTTAAGTTTCGGCTTAATTGCTGCAGGGCTGATTTTACTTGCATTGACTAATATGACAACTGCCATACTAGGTGCATTGGGCGTCTTCGCCTATGTTGTTTTATATACCATGGTTTTCAAACGTAGATTTGTCTCGAATACGATTATAGGCAGTATATCCGGAGCGGTGCCTCCACTTATCGGGTGGGCTGCAGTCGACCCGGGCCTTGATAAGATCGCCTGGGTCCTGTTCGCGATCATGTTCTTGTGGCAGCCTCCTCATTTTTATGCACTTGCAATGAGGCGTGTCGAAGAATATCGTGCAGCTGGAGTACCTATGCTTCCGGTCGTAAAAGGGTTCAAGGCCGCAAAAAGATCGATTATGCTATGGATCGTCTGTTTAATGTTCGTTCCTTTCTTTTTAACTCCATTAGGAACTCCGCTAGTTATTCTTGCTGCTTTATTGAGCACAGGTTGGCTTATTTTGGGGATAAAGGGGTATAAAAAGAAAGATGATGTTAAATGGGCAACCTCCATGTTTGTATATTCTTTAAATTATATGACCATTTTATTTGTAGCGATGGTTATTGTTACACTCATCTAG